The Echeneis naucrates chromosome 10, fEcheNa1.1, whole genome shotgun sequence genome has a window encoding:
- the arhgef9a gene encoding rho guanine nucleotide exchange factor 9 isoform X4, which yields MTLLISGGSIVNAEAVWDHVTMADRELAFKAGDVIKVLDASNKDWWWGQIDEEEGWFPASFVRLWVNQEDGGAEPAEGTSEVQNGHLDPTNDCLCLGSPLQNRDQMRANVINEIMSTERHYIKHLKDICEGYLRQCRKRVDMFNDDQLKVIFGNIEDIYRFQMGFVRDLEKQYNTEEPHLSEIGPCFLEHQDGFWIYSEYCNNHLDACMELSKLMRDGRYQHFFEACRLLQQMIDIAIDGFLLTPVQKICKYPLQLAELLKYTAQEHSDYRYVAAALAVMRNVTQQINERKRRLENIDKIAQWQASVLDWEGDDILDRSSELIYTGELSWIYQPYGRSQQRVFFLFDHQLVLCKKDLIRRDILYYKGRIDMDRYEVRDAIDGRDDDFNVSVKNAFKLCNKDSEEIHIFLAKKPEEKIRWLRAFHEERKMVQEDEKIGFEISEYQKRQAAMTVRKVTKQKGVNRCTPPSYPPPQDPLSAGQYEVTEDMAQGEVFEFSQSKRGQAPFWQNFSRLAPFKK from the exons ATGACGTTG TTGATAAGTGGAGGTTCAATCGTCAATGCTGAGGCGGTATGGGACCATGTGACCATGGCGGACCGGGAGTTGGCGTTTAAGGCCGGTGACGTCATCAAGGTGCTGGACGCCTCCAACAAGGACTGGTGGTGGGGCCAGattgatgaggaggaaggatGGTTCCCTGCCAGCTTTGTACGG CTGTGGGTGAACCAGGAAGACGGGGGAGCAGAGCCTGCCGAGGGGACCAGTGAGGTGCAGAACGGACACCTGGATCCAACCAATGACTGCCTATGTCTGGGGTCACCCCTCCAAAACCGAGACCAGATGAGAGCTAATGTCATCAATGAGATCATGAGCACAGAGAGACACTACATTAAGCACCTCAAGGACATCTGTGAG GGCTATCTGCGCCAGTGCAGGAAGCGTGTGGATATGTTCAATGATGATCAGCTCAAAGTCATCTTTGGCAATATCGAGGACATCTACCGCTTTCAAATGGGCTTCGTCAGAGACTTGGAGAAACAGTACAACACAGAGGAACCACACCTCTCTGAAATTGGACCATGTTTTTTAGAACAT CAAGATGGTTTTTGGATCTATTCAGAATACTGTAACAACCACTTGGATGCCTGTATGGAGCTGAGCAAGCTAATGAGGGATGGCAGATACCAGCACTTCTTCGAGGCCTGTCGCCTCCTCCAGCAAATGATTGACATCGCCATAGATGGCTTTCTGCTAACCCCCGTCCAGAAAATCTGCAAATATCCACTCCAGTTGGCTGAGCTTCTGAAATACACTGCACAGGAACACAG TGACTATCGATACGTGGCGGCAGCCCTGGCAGTAATGCGGAACGTCACTCAGCAGATCAAcgaaaggaagaggaggctggAGAACATTGACAAGATCGCCCAGTGGCAAGCCTCTGTTCTAGACTGGGAG GGGGATGATATCTTGGACAGGAGCTCAGAACTCATCTACACTGGGGAGTTGTCATGGATCTATCAGCCGTATGGGCGCAGCCAGCAGCGagtcttcttcctctttgatCACCAGCTGGTTCTCTGTAAGAAG GATCTGATACGCCGGGACATCCTGTACTACAAGGGCCGTATTGACATGGATCGCTACGAGGTCCGGGATGCCATAGATGGGCGTGATGATGACTTCAATGTGAGTGTGAAGAACGCCTTCAAATTGTGCAACAAAGATAGCGAGGAGATCCACATCTTCCTGGCCAAGAAGCCTGAGGAGAAGATCCGCTGGCTCAGGGCCTTCCACgaggagaggaagatggtgCAGGAGGATGAGAAAATCG GTTTTGAGATCTCTGAGTACCAGAAGCGGCAGGCAGCCATGACAGTCAGAAAGGTGACCAAACAGAAAG GTGTAAACAGGTGCACGCCTCCCTCATACCCACCCCCCCAGGACCCCCTCAGTGCGGGGCAGTATGAGGTAACGGAGGACATGGCACAAGGAGAGGTTTTTGAATTCAGTCAATCCAAAAGAGGCCAGGCTCCTTTCTGGCAAAATTTTAGTAGATTAGCTCCATTTAAGAAATAG
- the arhgef9a gene encoding rho guanine nucleotide exchange factor 9 isoform X5, translating to MTLLISGGSIVNAEAVWDHVTMADRELAFKAGDVIKVLDASNKDWWWGQIDEEEGWFPASFVRLWVNQEDGGAEPAEGTSEVQNGHLDPTNDCLCLGSPLQNRDQMRANVINEIMSTERHYIKHLKDICEGYLRQCRKRVDMFNDDQLKVIFGNIEDIYRFQMGFVRDLEKQYNTEEPHLSEIGPCFLEHQDGFWIYSEYCNNHLDACMELSKLMRDGRYQHFFEACRLLQQMIDIAIDGFLLTPVQKICKYPLQLAELLKYTAQEHSDYRYVAAALAVMRNVTQQINERKRRLENIDKIAQWQASVLDWEDLIRRDILYYKGRIDMDRYEVRDAIDGRDDDFNVSVKNAFKLCNKDSEEIHIFLAKKPEEKIRWLRAFHEERKMVQEDEKIGFEISEYQKRQAAMTVRKVTKQKGVNRCTPPSYPPPQDPLSAGQYEVTEDMAQGEVFEFSQSKRGQAPFWQNFSRLAPFKK from the exons ATGACGTTG TTGATAAGTGGAGGTTCAATCGTCAATGCTGAGGCGGTATGGGACCATGTGACCATGGCGGACCGGGAGTTGGCGTTTAAGGCCGGTGACGTCATCAAGGTGCTGGACGCCTCCAACAAGGACTGGTGGTGGGGCCAGattgatgaggaggaaggatGGTTCCCTGCCAGCTTTGTACGG CTGTGGGTGAACCAGGAAGACGGGGGAGCAGAGCCTGCCGAGGGGACCAGTGAGGTGCAGAACGGACACCTGGATCCAACCAATGACTGCCTATGTCTGGGGTCACCCCTCCAAAACCGAGACCAGATGAGAGCTAATGTCATCAATGAGATCATGAGCACAGAGAGACACTACATTAAGCACCTCAAGGACATCTGTGAG GGCTATCTGCGCCAGTGCAGGAAGCGTGTGGATATGTTCAATGATGATCAGCTCAAAGTCATCTTTGGCAATATCGAGGACATCTACCGCTTTCAAATGGGCTTCGTCAGAGACTTGGAGAAACAGTACAACACAGAGGAACCACACCTCTCTGAAATTGGACCATGTTTTTTAGAACAT CAAGATGGTTTTTGGATCTATTCAGAATACTGTAACAACCACTTGGATGCCTGTATGGAGCTGAGCAAGCTAATGAGGGATGGCAGATACCAGCACTTCTTCGAGGCCTGTCGCCTCCTCCAGCAAATGATTGACATCGCCATAGATGGCTTTCTGCTAACCCCCGTCCAGAAAATCTGCAAATATCCACTCCAGTTGGCTGAGCTTCTGAAATACACTGCACAGGAACACAG TGACTATCGATACGTGGCGGCAGCCCTGGCAGTAATGCGGAACGTCACTCAGCAGATCAAcgaaaggaagaggaggctggAGAACATTGACAAGATCGCCCAGTGGCAAGCCTCTGTTCTAGACTGGGAG GATCTGATACGCCGGGACATCCTGTACTACAAGGGCCGTATTGACATGGATCGCTACGAGGTCCGGGATGCCATAGATGGGCGTGATGATGACTTCAATGTGAGTGTGAAGAACGCCTTCAAATTGTGCAACAAAGATAGCGAGGAGATCCACATCTTCCTGGCCAAGAAGCCTGAGGAGAAGATCCGCTGGCTCAGGGCCTTCCACgaggagaggaagatggtgCAGGAGGATGAGAAAATCG GTTTTGAGATCTCTGAGTACCAGAAGCGGCAGGCAGCCATGACAGTCAGAAAGGTGACCAAACAGAAAG GTGTAAACAGGTGCACGCCTCCCTCATACCCACCCCCCCAGGACCCCCTCAGTGCGGGGCAGTATGAGGTAACGGAGGACATGGCACAAGGAGAGGTTTTTGAATTCAGTCAATCCAAAAGAGGCCAGGCTCCTTTCTGGCAAAATTTTAGTAGATTAGCTCCATTTAAGAAATAG
- the LOC115050235 gene encoding uncharacterized protein LOC115050235 — translation MEEEAALRRYCRTMIRAIQSRQQHQQSRQRRAGRGADTGEGRDRREPPLPPASHSHGPEPRPVPPQLLSVLRLKTVQEHMRRAAEVELHDPAVCSMCEQQQAFLALRSFIWRKKTQLQLPLLMARQNTHWSRRLSDCRNATFSPSPAIPHTGFGRNNLMKTGRSQQPGVAVATTKERGVGLATDEIRGHPDKNATGTDLERSHCTFPDR, via the exons atggaggaggaggcggccCTGAGACGTTACTGCAGGACGATGATTCGTGCCATCCAGAGcaggcagcagcaccagcagtcCCGGCAGAGGAGGGCAGGACGCGGAGCAGACACGGGGGAGGGGCGAGACCGCAGagagccccccctccctccggCTTCCCACAGTCATGGCCCCGAACCGCGGCCCGTCCCCCCGCAGCTCCTGTCGGTCCTCAGGCTGAAGACCGTCCAGGAGCACATGCGACGG GCTGCGGAGGTGGAGCTCCATGATCCCGCTGTCTGCAGCATGTGTGAGCAGCAACAGGCTTTTCTGGCCTTGAGAAGTTTTATCTGGAGGAAGAAGACACAACTGCAGCTCCCTTTACTGATGgccagacaaaacacacactggagcCGCAGACTAAGTGACTGCAG AAATGCAACATTTTCCCCAAGTCCTGCAATCCCCCACACTGGATTTGGGAGGAACAACTTGATGAAGACAGGCAGGTCACAGCAACCTGGAGTTGCCGTAGCAACCACTAAAGAACGTGGAGTTGGCCTGGCAACAGATGAAATAAGGGGTCACCCTGACAAAAACGCTACAGGAACTGATTTAGAAAGATCTCACTGTACTTTTCCAGATAGATAG
- the arhgef9a gene encoding rho guanine nucleotide exchange factor 9 isoform X6: MTLLWVNQEDGGAEPAEGTSEVQNGHLDPTNDCLCLGSPLQNRDQMRANVINEIMSTERHYIKHLKDICEGYLRQCRKRVDMFNDDQLKVIFGNIEDIYRFQMGFVRDLEKQYNTEEPHLSEIGPCFLEHQDGFWIYSEYCNNHLDACMELSKLMRDGRYQHFFEACRLLQQMIDIAIDGFLLTPVQKICKYPLQLAELLKYTAQEHSDYRYVAAALAVMRNVTQQINERKRRLENIDKIAQWQASVLDWEGDDILDRSSELIYTGELSWIYQPYGRSQQRVFFLFDHQLVLCKKDLIRRDILYYKGRIDMDRYEVRDAIDGRDDDFNVSVKNAFKLCNKDSEEIHIFLAKKPEEKIRWLRAFHEERKMVQEDEKIGFEISEYQKRQAAMTVRKVTKQKGVNRCTPPSYPPPQDPLSAGQYEVTEDMAQGEVFEFSQSKRGQAPFWQNFSRLAPFKK, from the exons ATGACGTTG CTGTGGGTGAACCAGGAAGACGGGGGAGCAGAGCCTGCCGAGGGGACCAGTGAGGTGCAGAACGGACACCTGGATCCAACCAATGACTGCCTATGTCTGGGGTCACCCCTCCAAAACCGAGACCAGATGAGAGCTAATGTCATCAATGAGATCATGAGCACAGAGAGACACTACATTAAGCACCTCAAGGACATCTGTGAG GGCTATCTGCGCCAGTGCAGGAAGCGTGTGGATATGTTCAATGATGATCAGCTCAAAGTCATCTTTGGCAATATCGAGGACATCTACCGCTTTCAAATGGGCTTCGTCAGAGACTTGGAGAAACAGTACAACACAGAGGAACCACACCTCTCTGAAATTGGACCATGTTTTTTAGAACAT CAAGATGGTTTTTGGATCTATTCAGAATACTGTAACAACCACTTGGATGCCTGTATGGAGCTGAGCAAGCTAATGAGGGATGGCAGATACCAGCACTTCTTCGAGGCCTGTCGCCTCCTCCAGCAAATGATTGACATCGCCATAGATGGCTTTCTGCTAACCCCCGTCCAGAAAATCTGCAAATATCCACTCCAGTTGGCTGAGCTTCTGAAATACACTGCACAGGAACACAG TGACTATCGATACGTGGCGGCAGCCCTGGCAGTAATGCGGAACGTCACTCAGCAGATCAAcgaaaggaagaggaggctggAGAACATTGACAAGATCGCCCAGTGGCAAGCCTCTGTTCTAGACTGGGAG GGGGATGATATCTTGGACAGGAGCTCAGAACTCATCTACACTGGGGAGTTGTCATGGATCTATCAGCCGTATGGGCGCAGCCAGCAGCGagtcttcttcctctttgatCACCAGCTGGTTCTCTGTAAGAAG GATCTGATACGCCGGGACATCCTGTACTACAAGGGCCGTATTGACATGGATCGCTACGAGGTCCGGGATGCCATAGATGGGCGTGATGATGACTTCAATGTGAGTGTGAAGAACGCCTTCAAATTGTGCAACAAAGATAGCGAGGAGATCCACATCTTCCTGGCCAAGAAGCCTGAGGAGAAGATCCGCTGGCTCAGGGCCTTCCACgaggagaggaagatggtgCAGGAGGATGAGAAAATCG GTTTTGAGATCTCTGAGTACCAGAAGCGGCAGGCAGCCATGACAGTCAGAAAGGTGACCAAACAGAAAG GTGTAAACAGGTGCACGCCTCCCTCATACCCACCCCCCCAGGACCCCCTCAGTGCGGGGCAGTATGAGGTAACGGAGGACATGGCACAAGGAGAGGTTTTTGAATTCAGTCAATCCAAAAGAGGCCAGGCTCCTTTCTGGCAAAATTTTAGTAGATTAGCTCCATTTAAGAAATAG
- the asb12a gene encoding ankyrin repeat and SOCS box protein 12a, whose translation MVLGQAVNMSLMDISKIFSLLQPKEEDEDNEQCQALNNAVSSDDVSLLFELLSQENYRRSINARSGWGVPVTPLRTAAALGHLRCLELLLEHGAEIDSLDVKAQTPLFTAVSGKHLDCVVALLKAGADPNGSQYNNCSPVLTAAREGDVDVLLELLRFGAEVDVRPKVPEWASNATACRGPLYISAVYGHLDCFKLLLLHGANPNYNCTDEKMLARIKQPKTVLEVCLRYGCGVEYIQLLIDFGADVYLPTLIIDKTTKQNEALLLLLKERVCPKTLMSQTRLAIRKHISCTNKEPAVDSLDIPLILRNYLKHDTSELI comes from the exons ATGGTTCTGGGCCAAGCAGTCAACATGAGTTTGATGGACATTTCTAAGATCTTCTCCTTGCTGCAGCCgaaggaagaggatgaggacaaTGAGCAGTGTCAGGCCTTGAACAATGCTGTAAGCAGTGACGATGTCAGTCTGCTTTTTGAACTTCTTTCTCAGGAGAATTACAGGAGGTCTATCAACGCTCGGAGCGGGTGGGGGGTGCCGGTAACACCCTTGcgcactgctgctgctctgggtCACCTCAGGTGCCTGGAGCTGCTGTTGGAGCACGGTGCAGAG ATTGACAGCCTGGACGTGAAGGCCCAGACGCCTCTGTTCACAGCTGTCAGCGGGAAACATCTGGACTGTGTTGTTGCTCTGCTCAAGGCTGGGGCTGATCCCAATGGCAGCCAGTACAACAACTGCTCCCCTGTGCTGACTGCCGCCCGCGAGGGTGATGTAGATGTGCTCCTAGAGCTGCTACGGTTTGGGGCAGAGGTGGACGTCAGACCTAAAGTACCAGAATGGGCGTCCAACGCCACAGCCTGTAGAGGGCCCCTTTATATCTCAGCTGTGTATGGACACCTGGACTGCTTTAAGCTGCTCCTTCTGCATGGGGCCAACCCCAACTACAACTGCACGGATGAAAAGATGCTGGCCAGGATAAAGCAGCCAAAGACGGTTCTGGAGGTGTGTCTCCGTTATGGCTGTGGGGTGGAGTACATCCAGCTTCTCATAGACTTTGGGGCAGACGTGTATCTGCCAACACTGATCATTGACAAGACAACAAAGCAGAATGAGGCTTTACTTCTACTGCTGAAAGAGAGAG TCTGTCCAAAAACACTGATGTCTCAGACTCGGCTGGCAATTCGGAAACACATCTCCTGCACTAATAAAGAGCCTGCCGTTGACAGTCTGGACATTCCTCTGATCCTGAGAAACTACCTGAAGCATGACACCTCTGAACTCATATGA